A single genomic interval of Mycobacterium sp. DL592 harbors:
- a CDS encoding FAD-dependent oxidoreductase: MAFVITQNCCADASCVPVCPVDCIRKDPDARAGAPMLYIDPAACVDCGACVEVCPVGAIYYEDDLPPAQNRFRDINAEFFVRHPLTTRPAEAVEATGSVEPGSLRVAIVGAGPAACYAAVELAQTHGVEVDVFDRLPTPFGLIRSGVAPDHQRTKDVISVFEPVLGSPDVGCYFNVEVGRDITHRDLLDQHHAVIYAVGAAQSQNLGIPGEQLAGYHAAADVVAWYNGHPDHSGARIDLSSQRAVIIGNGNVALDVARVLLMSPGELVRTDIAEHALRQLADSAVREVVIIARRGAAEAAFSVGEFMALGELDDIDIAVEGELGQRPDDDFDGALKYDIATEYLGRQPRSGNKRLVFRFSTTPVELVGTQRVEGLRVRASGASADDSVQTIDTSLVMRSIGYRGSPIADLPFDETRGVVPNEGGRVVSDGEVLTGVYATGWIKRGPRGVIGTNRACAHETVSALLEDFAAGRLNRHVGSRADLDALLASRRVTTVDWQGWRAIDTAERIHGARQDRPRVKLTATSELLAAARS, translated from the coding sequence GTGGCTTTCGTGATCACCCAGAACTGCTGCGCCGACGCGAGTTGCGTGCCGGTGTGCCCGGTGGACTGCATCCGCAAGGACCCCGATGCCCGAGCAGGCGCTCCCATGCTGTACATCGACCCGGCCGCCTGCGTGGATTGCGGAGCATGCGTGGAGGTATGCCCCGTCGGCGCGATCTACTACGAGGACGATCTGCCCCCAGCCCAGAACCGGTTTCGGGATATCAACGCCGAGTTCTTCGTCCGGCACCCGCTCACGACGCGGCCGGCAGAAGCAGTTGAGGCCACGGGGAGCGTCGAACCGGGCTCGCTGCGGGTGGCGATCGTCGGTGCCGGCCCGGCAGCGTGCTACGCGGCCGTTGAGCTCGCGCAGACCCACGGTGTCGAGGTCGACGTCTTCGACCGGCTTCCTACTCCGTTCGGGCTCATCCGGTCCGGCGTCGCACCCGACCACCAGCGCACCAAGGACGTCATCAGTGTCTTCGAGCCGGTCCTGGGGAGCCCCGACGTCGGCTGCTACTTCAACGTCGAAGTCGGGCGCGACATCACCCACCGGGATCTGCTCGACCAGCACCATGCCGTGATCTATGCCGTCGGTGCCGCACAGAGTCAGAACCTCGGTATTCCGGGCGAACAGCTGGCCGGATATCACGCCGCCGCCGATGTGGTCGCCTGGTACAACGGCCATCCCGACCATAGCGGCGCCCGCATCGACCTGAGTTCGCAGCGTGCGGTGATCATCGGGAACGGCAACGTGGCCCTGGATGTGGCACGGGTGTTGCTCATGAGTCCAGGCGAACTGGTTCGCACCGATATCGCCGAGCACGCACTGCGTCAACTCGCCGACAGCGCGGTGCGAGAGGTGGTGATCATCGCTCGACGCGGAGCCGCCGAGGCGGCGTTCTCGGTCGGCGAGTTCATGGCGCTGGGGGAGCTCGACGATATCGACATCGCTGTCGAGGGCGAGCTCGGTCAGCGCCCGGACGATGACTTCGACGGTGCCCTGAAGTACGACATCGCCACCGAATACCTCGGCAGGCAACCCAGATCCGGAAACAAGCGGCTGGTCTTCCGGTTCTCCACCACCCCCGTCGAGCTTGTCGGAACCCAACGGGTCGAAGGGCTGCGGGTGCGGGCCTCCGGGGCGTCGGCCGATGACAGTGTGCAGACCATCGATACCAGCCTGGTGATGCGCTCGATCGGCTACCGGGGCAGTCCGATTGCGGACCTCCCGTTCGACGAGACCCGTGGGGTGGTGCCCAACGAGGGCGGCCGCGTCGTCTCCGACGGTGAAGTCCTGACCGGGGTATACGCCACCGGCTGGATCAAGCGTGGCCCGCGGGGAGTGATCGGCACCAACCGCGCCTGTGCCCATGAGACCGTCAGCGCGCTGCTGGAGGATTTCGCGGCAGGCAGGCTCAACCGCCACGTCGGCAGCAGGGCTGACCTGGATGCGCTCCTGGCGTCCCGTCGAGTCACCACTGTCGACTGGCAGGGCTGGCGGGCGATCGACACCGCTGAACGTATCCACGGCGCACGCCAGGATCGGCCCCGGGTAAAACTCACCGCGACATCTGAGCTGCTCGCAGCGGCGCGAAGCTAG
- a CDS encoding ferredoxin, which produces MRIAIDHAKCSGIGLCELTVPTVFEIGDDGQAHVTDADPPPGVRRAIEEAVLACPTGAVSVTD; this is translated from the coding sequence ATGCGTATCGCGATCGACCACGCCAAATGCTCGGGTATCGGACTGTGCGAGCTCACGGTGCCAACGGTCTTCGAGATCGGTGACGACGGCCAGGCGCACGTCACCGATGCCGACCCGCCCCCGGGCGTCCGGCGTGCCATCGAAGAGGCCGTCTTGGCCTGTCCGACAGGTGCTGTGTCCGTCACGGACTGA
- a CDS encoding aldehyde dehydrogenase family protein: protein MTIDVPDSRLAGTDHGSELVALRAVFAAGRTKPLSWRLDQLAAIERMCTEQEPAIAAALGEDLGRTAFEGWLGDIASTAGEAAFARKHLKKWVRRRRTGLPLAQLPGSGWVQYDPLGVVLIIGPWNYPFYLSLAPLVAAVAAGNCAVIKPSELAPATSALLARLVPQYLDADAIRVVEGDAATTQRLLAAGFDHALFTGGTDIGRKIMAAAAPTLTPVTLELGGKSPVIVAADADVDVAARRIAWVKLLNSGQTCIAPDYVLADQSISAELTSKIVDAVRTFRSAEQHSGLPIVNARQFERLVSLIDSTSGQVVLGGGHDAASRMIDPTVIVNPAPTDAVMTEEIFGPILPIITVESLNAAVQFVNAGPKPLALYVFSRSRRTGRDLIDSIPSGGAVINHVAMHCLVPQLPFGGVGASGMGAYHGRWGFEALSHRRAVLAKTARPDPKLVYPPYSETAVKLMKRLF from the coding sequence ATGACGATTGACGTTCCCGATTCCCGGCTGGCCGGTACCGACCACGGCTCGGAGCTCGTGGCGCTGCGGGCGGTGTTCGCCGCCGGCCGGACGAAGCCGCTGAGTTGGCGGCTCGACCAGCTCGCCGCGATCGAGCGGATGTGCACCGAGCAGGAGCCGGCCATCGCGGCAGCCCTCGGCGAAGATCTGGGCCGCACGGCGTTCGAGGGCTGGCTCGGCGATATCGCGTCCACCGCCGGGGAGGCGGCATTCGCCCGAAAGCACCTCAAGAAGTGGGTCCGCCGCCGCCGAACCGGCCTGCCGCTGGCACAGCTGCCCGGCAGTGGCTGGGTGCAATACGACCCGCTCGGTGTCGTCTTGATCATCGGCCCGTGGAACTACCCGTTCTACCTCAGTCTGGCTCCACTGGTCGCCGCCGTCGCGGCGGGCAACTGTGCGGTGATCAAGCCCTCCGAGCTGGCCCCGGCCACCTCGGCTCTGCTGGCACGACTCGTTCCGCAATACCTGGACGCCGACGCTATACGGGTCGTTGAGGGCGACGCGGCGACCACTCAGCGTCTTCTGGCCGCTGGGTTCGACCACGCGCTGTTCACCGGCGGAACCGATATCGGGCGCAAGATCATGGCCGCCGCCGCACCAACACTGACACCGGTGACCCTCGAACTCGGCGGCAAGAGTCCCGTGATCGTCGCTGCAGATGCCGATGTGGACGTGGCTGCGCGGCGCATCGCGTGGGTCAAGTTACTGAACTCCGGCCAGACCTGTATCGCGCCGGATTACGTCCTGGCCGATCAGTCGATCAGCGCCGAGCTGACGTCGAAGATCGTGGACGCTGTGCGCACGTTCCGTTCGGCAGAGCAGCACTCCGGTCTGCCGATTGTGAATGCACGCCAATTCGAACGGCTGGTGTCGTTGATCGACTCCACGTCGGGCCAGGTCGTCCTCGGGGGTGGCCATGACGCCGCATCCCGGATGATCGATCCGACGGTCATCGTCAATCCTGCGCCCACCGATGCCGTGATGACCGAGGAGATCTTCGGGCCGATCCTGCCGATCATCACGGTCGAATCACTCAATGCGGCAGTGCAGTTCGTCAACGCCGGGCCCAAGCCGCTGGCGCTCTACGTCTTCAGCCGGTCCCGCAGGACCGGTCGTGACCTCATCGACTCCATTCCCTCGGGTGGAGCCGTGATCAATCACGTGGCCATGCACTGCCTGGTACCGCAGCTTCCGTTCGGTGGGGTGGGCGCCAGCGGGATGGGTGCCTATCACGGGCGGTGGGGGTTCGAGGCGCTCAGCCACCGTCGTGCCGTGCTGGCCAAGACGGCCCGGCCCGACCCGAAGCTCGTGTACCCGCCCTATTCCGAGACGGCGGTCAAGCTCATGAAGAGGTTGTTCTGA
- a CDS encoding coniferyl-alcohol dehydrogenase, with translation MADFSGRRYVVTGAASGIGHAVAEQLLARGAEVTSLDRNVPKASVHNHIEVDLANPASIDAALEQLTGEYDGLMNVAGIPGTAAGELVFAVNALAVRHLTEAFFERLTPGGSVTVVSSTAGFGWPERLPAIRELLATDTFEEGAAWFKANPQQGNAYNFSKEVSTVYALSMGLALAQMGFRINAVLPGPVETPILVDFEESMGKDTLDGLKELLGRHADPDDIASVVVFLASDDARWINGQALAVDGGISGAVASGVVPAPEI, from the coding sequence ATGGCTGACTTTTCCGGACGACGCTACGTCGTGACCGGGGCCGCCTCCGGGATCGGCCACGCCGTCGCCGAGCAACTGCTGGCGCGCGGCGCCGAGGTGACGAGCTTGGACCGCAACGTCCCGAAGGCGTCCGTACACAACCACATCGAGGTCGATCTGGCGAATCCGGCCAGCATCGACGCCGCGCTCGAACAGCTGACCGGCGAGTACGACGGACTGATGAACGTCGCCGGAATCCCGGGCACCGCTGCAGGTGAGCTCGTCTTCGCCGTCAATGCGCTCGCCGTGCGGCACCTCACCGAAGCGTTCTTCGAGCGGCTGACACCCGGCGGGTCGGTGACTGTGGTGTCCTCGACGGCCGGATTCGGCTGGCCCGAACGCTTGCCGGCGATCCGCGAGTTGCTGGCCACCGACACCTTCGAGGAGGGCGCGGCGTGGTTCAAGGCCAACCCCCAGCAGGGCAATGCCTACAACTTCTCCAAGGAAGTCAGCACGGTGTATGCGTTGTCGATGGGCCTGGCCCTGGCGCAGATGGGATTTCGGATCAACGCCGTGCTCCCGGGTCCGGTCGAGACCCCGATCCTCGTCGATTTCGAGGAGTCGATGGGCAAGGACACCCTTGATGGACTCAAGGAACTGCTGGGGCGGCACGCCGATCCGGACGACATCGCCTCGGTGGTGGTGTTCCTCGCCTCCGATGATGCGCGCTGGATCAACGGCCAAGCGCTGGCCGTGGATGGCGGTATCAGCGGTGCGGTGGCCTCTGGTGTCGTGCCTGCCCCCGAAATCTGA
- a CDS encoding cytochrome P450 — MSVQPDTAPSTHTERPPFDPVSISSLEFWAQSFDEREKAFKVLRDERPVSWHRPIEGSMMEPEIDGVWVVTRHEDVSYVSKNPEIFCSGQGITFEAVPEEMLDAIQSFLGMDGAKHSSLRRLVSSVFTPRQVAKIKDQIDNQARSIVDDLLATTEGDFVEQVSKRLPMWTIYDMLGLPDEQRDEAARLAEGMVAWADPEVAAGREPAEVLTDSMVGLLEIGMGLAQARREKPENDLMTLLVQAEVDGRQLTDDELGPYFVLLSVAGNDTTKTTTTFTTIALDRFPEQKALLQKDFDGHIKVAIEEFVRWTTPVMTFRRTATQDTELHGQHIRKGDWVTMVYSSANRDERVFANPHEFDITRAPNPHVGYGGGGPHYCMGAFMAKMQLESIFRELIVRAPNLRVGQPEYLTGNFITAVKSLPYTLD; from the coding sequence ATGAGCGTCCAGCCCGACACCGCACCGTCGACGCACACCGAACGCCCACCATTCGACCCGGTGAGCATCTCGTCACTGGAATTCTGGGCGCAGAGCTTCGACGAACGGGAGAAAGCGTTCAAGGTGCTGCGCGACGAACGTCCGGTCAGCTGGCACCGCCCGATCGAGGGCTCGATGATGGAGCCGGAGATCGACGGTGTCTGGGTGGTCACCCGGCACGAGGACGTCAGCTACGTCAGCAAGAATCCCGAGATCTTCTGCTCCGGGCAGGGCATCACCTTCGAAGCGGTCCCCGAGGAGATGCTGGACGCCATTCAGTCTTTCCTCGGCATGGACGGAGCGAAGCACTCAAGCCTGCGCAGGCTGGTCAGCTCCGTGTTCACCCCGCGCCAGGTGGCCAAGATCAAAGATCAGATCGACAACCAGGCCCGCTCGATCGTCGACGATCTGCTCGCGACCACAGAGGGTGACTTCGTCGAGCAGGTCTCCAAGCGGCTGCCGATGTGGACCATCTACGACATGCTCGGCCTGCCCGACGAGCAGCGCGACGAAGCGGCGCGGCTGGCCGAGGGCATGGTCGCCTGGGCCGACCCCGAGGTCGCGGCGGGACGCGAACCGGCCGAGGTGCTCACCGATTCGATGGTCGGGCTGCTCGAGATCGGCATGGGCCTGGCCCAGGCGCGCCGGGAAAAGCCCGAGAACGACCTGATGACGTTGCTGGTCCAGGCCGAGGTGGACGGCAGACAGCTCACCGACGACGAGCTCGGCCCGTACTTCGTGCTGCTGTCGGTGGCCGGCAACGACACCACCAAGACCACGACCACATTCACCACGATCGCGTTGGATCGCTTCCCCGAGCAGAAGGCGCTGCTGCAGAAGGACTTCGACGGGCACATCAAGGTTGCGATCGAGGAGTTCGTCCGGTGGACGACGCCGGTCATGACATTTCGGCGCACCGCGACCCAGGACACCGAACTGCACGGACAGCACATCCGCAAAGGCGACTGGGTGACGATGGTCTACTCCTCGGCCAACCGTGACGAGCGGGTGTTCGCCAACCCGCACGAGTTCGACATCACCCGGGCACCCAACCCCCACGTCGGATATGGCGGCGGCGGGCCCCACTACTGCATGGGTGCCTTCATGGCGAAGATGCAACTGGAGTCGATCTTCCGCGAGCTGATCGTGCGTGCACCGAATCTGCGGGTCGGCCAACCGGAATACCTGACCGGAAACTTCATCACCGCAGTGAAATCGCTGCCCTACACCCTCGACTAG
- a CDS encoding acyl-CoA synthetase yields MFPGVHAASAPDRPAVIMAGTGRVLSYRELDERSARLASALRELGLRPGNVIAALSDNTAEFFEIYWAALRSGLYFTPVNRHLASSEVAHILTDSGARVLFASAALNELAAGVAADVPDLDRRYAFGGAIEGFADYRELRDSLGGGGLIDQPRGAEMLYSSGTTGYPKGIKLALPAVSVDEPGADLIAVMLQQVFAVTNGDVYLSPAPIYHAAPLKWSAAIHAIGGTVVMMEKFDPAAALAAIERYRVTVTQMVPTMFVRLLQLPQEQRAQYDTSSLRLAVHAGAPCPPEVKDAMIAWWGSIFTEYYGATESHGTTVMSSTEWATKRGSVGRAVLGVVHICDDDGHELPAGEVGLVYFERDQPAFSYHNDAQKTAASRHPAHQNWASVGDMGYLDEDGYLFLTDRKSFMIISGGVNIYPQEVENVLALHPKIFDAAVIGVPDAEMGEQVKAVVQLRDGISPSDELAADIIGYVRDRLAHFKAPRSVDFVDQLPRSETGKLVKRILKARYVEASA; encoded by the coding sequence ATGTTCCCCGGAGTCCACGCCGCCAGCGCTCCCGACCGGCCGGCAGTGATCATGGCCGGTACCGGCCGGGTGCTGAGCTACCGCGAGCTCGACGAACGCTCGGCACGGCTGGCATCAGCATTGCGGGAGCTGGGCCTGCGGCCCGGCAACGTGATTGCGGCGCTCAGTGACAACACTGCCGAGTTCTTCGAGATCTATTGGGCAGCATTGCGTTCGGGTCTCTACTTCACCCCTGTCAATCGTCATCTCGCGTCCTCAGAAGTCGCGCACATCCTGACCGACAGCGGGGCACGGGTCCTGTTCGCCTCGGCCGCGTTGAACGAGCTGGCCGCTGGTGTCGCGGCTGATGTCCCGGATCTCGACCGGCGCTACGCATTCGGCGGGGCGATCGAGGGTTTCGCCGACTACCGGGAGCTGCGTGATTCCCTCGGTGGTGGCGGACTCATCGATCAACCCCGCGGGGCGGAGATGCTCTACTCGTCGGGCACCACCGGCTATCCCAAGGGGATCAAACTGGCCCTGCCCGCCGTTTCCGTCGACGAGCCCGGCGCGGACCTGATCGCCGTGATGCTCCAGCAGGTTTTCGCAGTAACGAACGGCGACGTCTACCTCTCACCGGCGCCGATCTACCATGCGGCGCCACTGAAGTGGTCAGCCGCGATTCATGCCATCGGCGGCACCGTGGTCATGATGGAGAAGTTCGACCCCGCTGCGGCGCTGGCGGCCATCGAGCGCTACCGGGTCACCGTCACCCAGATGGTGCCCACAATGTTCGTTCGCCTCCTTCAGCTGCCGCAAGAGCAGCGGGCACAGTACGACACTTCCTCGCTGCGACTCGCCGTCCACGCCGGCGCGCCCTGCCCGCCGGAGGTCAAGGACGCGATGATCGCTTGGTGGGGGTCGATTTTCACGGAGTACTACGGGGCCACCGAGAGCCACGGAACCACCGTCATGTCGAGCACCGAATGGGCGACGAAGCGGGGGTCGGTGGGCAGGGCGGTGCTCGGAGTGGTGCACATCTGCGATGACGATGGCCACGAACTGCCCGCCGGAGAGGTCGGGCTGGTCTACTTCGAGCGTGATCAGCCCGCGTTCAGCTATCACAACGATGCGCAGAAGACCGCAGCATCGCGGCATCCGGCCCACCAGAACTGGGCCTCGGTGGGAGACATGGGCTATCTCGACGAGGATGGCTATCTCTTCCTGACCGACCGCAAGTCCTTCATGATCATCTCCGGCGGAGTCAACATCTATCCGCAAGAGGTCGAGAACGTTCTGGCATTGCATCCCAAGATATTTGATGCCGCGGTCATCGGTGTTCCTGACGCCGAGATGGGCGAACAGGTCAAAGCCGTCGTACAACTACGGGACGGGATCAGCCCGTCCGACGAGCTCGCCGCCGACATCATCGGCTACGTGCGAGATCGCCTCGCGCACTTCAAGGCACCTCGCTCAGTCGACTTCGTCGATCAATTGCCGCGCTCGGAGACAGGAAAACTCGTGAAACGGATTTTGAAAGCCCGCTACGTGGAGGCATCAGCATGA
- a CDS encoding SCP2 sterol-binding domain-containing protein: MGFTDSAEVAKYIGGIFETAFVDPEIGPKLVATGLVVAFDFTDPAAVVVIDMANKSVREGVAGGPAPTATMFMTADTGNAYWQGKVNLPLAMAKKKITVEGNVASLLKLAPLGKKLYPSYIARLQNDGRADLIV; this comes from the coding sequence ATGGGGTTCACCGACTCTGCCGAGGTCGCCAAATACATCGGCGGCATCTTCGAGACTGCGTTCGTCGACCCTGAGATCGGCCCGAAGCTCGTGGCGACCGGGTTGGTGGTCGCGTTCGACTTCACCGACCCTGCGGCCGTCGTCGTGATCGATATGGCCAACAAGTCGGTCCGCGAGGGGGTGGCAGGGGGACCCGCGCCGACAGCGACGATGTTCATGACCGCCGATACCGGTAACGCCTACTGGCAAGGCAAGGTCAACCTGCCCCTGGCTATGGCCAAGAAGAAGATCACCGTGGAGGGCAACGTCGCAAGTCTGCTCAAGCTCGCGCCCCTGGGTAAGAAGCTCTATCCCTCCTATATCGCCCGGCTCCAGAACGACGGCCGCGCCGACCTGATCGTCTAG